The Mobula hypostoma unplaced genomic scaffold, sMobHyp1.1 scaffold_36, whole genome shotgun sequence genome window below encodes:
- the LOC134341545 gene encoding probable G-protein coupled receptor 139: MLLVSGFRGPELKGGVEGERVNVVTIVILSRGKCGLSKTVTHYLLAMSAADLAVVFLDVILMKIPKAFPDDFSFLFHLRVCRTHVFLLQATTDCSVWFAFTFHRFVAICFQDLNTIYCTERTAAVVLSTVTALSCLKNVFWFFMVQDIYTSSNVWWPCMQRWELLGSLFWIAIDVARTVFSTVIPFLVVILLNAFTITNVLLASRARGRLRATSRGQSSRDPEMHSRRKSLVLLLVVSGNYILLWALYGVTAIWNRMVYVVNPQYWVTMPYFFTELCYMLQLLSCCTNTALYAVSQTKFRQQLKQVLNSPLTLIWKRIRN, encoded by the coding sequence TAAACGTGGTGACGATTGTCATACTGTCACGGGGAAAGTGCGGACTTTCTAAAACAGTCACCCACTATCTGTTGGCCATGTCAGCGGCAGACCTGGCAGTCGTTTTCCTGGACGTTATATTGATGAAAATTCCGAAAGCTTTTCCGGATGATTTTTCCTTCTTGTTTCACCTCCGCGTGTGTAGAACCCACGTCTTCCTATTGCAGGCCACCACAGATTGCTCTGTTTGGTTCGCCTTCACCTTTCATCGATTTGTGGCCATTTGCTTCCAGGATCTAAACACTATCTATTGCACTGAGAGAACGGCGGCTGTGGTTCTGAGCACAGTGACTGCACTGAGTTGTTTAAAGAACGTTTTCTGGTTCTTCATGGTCCAAGATATATATACTTCCTCTAACGTATGGTGGCCTTGCATGCAGAGATGGGAATTACTAGGGTCACTATTCTGGATAGCAATCGATGTCGCTCGTACCGTCTTTTCAACTGTAATCCCATTCCTCGTTGTTATCCTGCTCAATGCTTTCACCATCACAAACGTTTTACTGGCCAGTAGAGCCCGCGGCAGACTCCGGGCTACCAGCCGTGGTCAGAGTTCCAGAGATCCGGAGATGCACAGCCGCAGAAAGTCCCTCGTTTTACTGCTGGTCGTCTCGGGAAATTACATTCTGTTATGGGCCTTGTATGGGGTGACGGCTATCTGGAACAGAATGGTTTATGTAGTGAACCCCCAGTATTGGGTGACGATGCCTTATTTTTTCACTGAACTGTGCTACATGCTGCAACTTCTGAGCTGCTGCACAAACACCGCTCTTTACGCCGTCAGCCAGACTAAGTTCAGGCAGCAGCTGAAGCAGGTGCTGAATTCTCCTCTCACTCTCATTTGGAAACGGATTCGAAACTGA